The Streptomyces sp. NBC_01268 genome segment CTGTACCGGAACGAGGCGGGCGAGCTCGTGATGGTGGCGAGCGACCGCATGTCGGCCTACGACTGGGTGCTGCCCACCGAGATCCCCGACAAGGGCCGGGTCCTCACCAAGCTCTCCCTGTGGTGGTTCGACCGACTGGCCGACCTGGTCCCGAACCACGTGCTCTCCACCGAGCTGCCGGCCGGGGCGCCCGCCGACTGGGAGGGCCGCACGCTGATCTGCAAGTCGCTGGACATGGTCCCGGTCGAGTGCGTCGCCCGCGGCTACCTCACCGGCTCCGGCCTCGTCGAGTACGACGAGTCCCGCACGGTCTGCGGCCTCGCGCTGCCCGAGGGCCTGACCGACGGCTCCGAGCTGCCCGCGCCGATCTTCACCCCGGCGACCAAGGCCGCGGTCGGCGACCACGACGAGAACGTCTCCTACGAGGAGGTGGCCCGTCAGGTCGGTGCCGAGACGGCCGCGGTGCTGCGCCGGACGACCCTCGACGTGTACGGCCGGGCCCGTGACATCGCTCGTGAGCGCGGCGTCATCCTCGCCGACACGAAGTTCGAGTTCGGCTTCGAGGGGGAGACGCTCGTCCTCGCCGACGAGGTGCTCACCCCGGACTCGTCGCGTTTCTGGCCGGCCGACGAGTGGCAGCCGGGCCGCACGCAGCCCTCGTACGACAAGCAGTTCGTGCGGAACTGGCTGACCTCCCCGGCCTCCGGCTGGGACCGCAAGAGCGAGCAGCCGCCGCCGGCGCTCCCGCAGGAGGTCGTGGACGCGACCCGCGCCAAGTACATCGAGGCGTACGAGCGCCTGACCGGGACCACCTGGTAGGGGAACGAGAAAGCCCCCGGTCGATTCGACCGGGGGCTTCTTCATGGAGCGGACGACGAGATTCGAACTCGCGACCCTCACCTTGGCAAGGTGATGCTCTACCAACTGAGCCACGTCCGCATGCGCCGTAGCGCGCTGCTAACTATACCCAATGTTCCGGGCGTCGATGACCGGGTTTTCCAGGCCTCGGGCTGTGGCGGTCGACACAGATCCACTGTGCGCACGGGCGGCGTTCGCCGGACATGACGAAGGCCCCGGTTCTGATGAACCGGGGCCTTCGTTCCCTGAGCGGACGACGAGATTCGAACTCGCGACCCTCACCTTGGCAAGGTGATGCTCTACCAACTGAGCCACGTCCGCATTGCCTCCGCTCGGCTTTCACCGGGCGGCGCGAGCACCACTCTACCTGATGCACCGGAGTGCTCGGTAACGCGATGCAGAGCGGGTGACAGGGATTGCACACTGCGCCTTCCCCCTGGAAGGGGGCTGTTCTGCTACTGAACTACACCCGCACGCTGCTTGAGGTCCGGGGCCTTTCGGCCTCGCCCCTCGGCGTGTTCCAGACTCTAGCGGATCATGGGGGGTGGGATGCAAATCCGGGGTCGGACCCCGTGTCAGCTCGCGGCGCGGAAGGCCTCGTAGACCCGCTTCGGGATGCGGCCCCGGGCGGGCACGTCCATCTTGTTGGACTGCGCCCAGGCGCGGACCGCCGCCGGGTCGGGGGCGAGCGCGGTGTGCTTGAAGCCGCCTTCGGGCAGCGTCCGCGGGGCGCCGGCGGACCGGCCGCTCAGCTTGCGGCCCGCGGCCAGGTAGGGCGCGAGCGCCTTGCGCAGTTTCTTTGCATTGGCGGGATTCAGGTCGATCTCGTACATCTTCCCGTCCAGGCCGAACGCCACTGTTTCCGCCGCTACTCCGCCGTCGATGTCGTCGGAGAGAGTGACCACCACACGCTGAGCCACGGATATCGGTCCTTTCCTGCGGATCGCCGTGCCGTCTCGACGCTCGTGCCGCTCTGACGTGCGGCGATGCCGATGTAGCTGCTCTCCAAGAGGCAATACTGCGCTGGTCTGGTGCCTGTTCGCGCCCGGTTGCGCACGTCGGGTTTTTTCTCTGCATTCCCTTTGTACAGTGGCGGGTGGCGCATTGTGAAGCCCACTCAATTGTTTCCGCGTGTCCCGGTCGGCGGACGATATTCCGCTTGAATTCATCGGGGCGCTGTGCAGGGGCCCTTTGTAGGATCCTTCAGACTTCTACCCGCGTAGAATTTGGAGGCAGGTACGCTGAGGGAACCGCCCACGCAACACACCACCGGGAGTGCCAGTGGCACGCGTCGTAGTCGACGTCATGCTCAAGCCGGAGATCCTCGACCCCCAGGGACAGGCGGTGCAGCGTGCACTGCCCCGCCTTGGATTCGAGGGCATCGCCGACGTCCGCCAGGGAAAGCGCTTCGAGCTGGAGGTGGAGGGGCCGGTCGACGAGGCCGCCCTCGCCCGCATCCATGAGATGGCCGAGACTTTCCTTGCCAACACCGTGATCGAGGACTTCACCGTGAAGGTGGAGTCGTGACCGCACGCATCGGCGTCGTCACGTTCCCCGGAACGCTCGACGACCAGGACGCGCTGCGCGCCGCCCGCCTCGCGGGCGCCGAGCCCGTGTCGCTCTGGCACCGCGACAAGGACCTCAAGCAGGTCGACGCCGTGGTCCTGGCCGGCGGCTTCTCGTACGGCGACTACCTGCGGGCCGGCGCCATCTCGCGCTTCTCGCCGGTGATGGAGTCGATCATCGAGCAGGCGAAGGCGGGCATGCCCGTCCTCGGCATCTGCAACGGCTTCCAGATCCTCACCGAGGCCCACCTGCTGCCGGGCGCCATGCTGCGCAACAACCACCTCCACTTCATCTGCCGCGACCAGAAGCTGCGGGTGGAGAACGCGGAGACCGCCTGGACCTCGGACTACACCGCGGGTCAGGAGATCGAGGTCCCGCTCAAGAACATGGACGGCCGGTACGTCGCCGACGAGCACACCCTCGACGAGCTCGAGGCCGAGGGGCGGGTGGCCTTCCGCTACCTGGACATGAACCCCAACGGCTCGCTGCGCGACATCGCGGGCATCACCAACGCCGCGGGCAACGTGGTCGGCCTCATGCCGCACCCGGAGCACGCCGTGGAGCCGCTCGTCGGCACCGGCAAGACCGACGGCCTCGGTTTCTTCACCTCGATCCTCAAGAAGCTGGTCAACGCCTGATGACTCTGGACACGGTCAAGCACGCGACCGAGACGCCCGACGTCGAGCAGCCCTGGAAGGACCTCGGCCTCAAGCAGGACGAGTACGAGCGGATCCGCGAGATCCTCGGCCGCCGTCCCACCGGCGCCGAGCTGGCCATGTACTCCGTCATGTGGTCCGAGCACTGCTCCTACAAGAGCAGCAAGGTCCACCTGAAGCAGTTCGGCGAGAAGGTCCCCGAGAACGACGCCATGCTCGTCGGCATCGGCGAGAACGCGGGCGTCGTCGACGTCGGCCAGGGCTACGCGGTCACCTTCAAGGTCGAGTCGCACAACCACCCCAGCTACATCGAGCCCTACCAGGGCGCGGCCACCGGCGTCGGCGGCATCGTCCGCGACATCCTCGCCATGGGCGCCCGTCCGGTCGCCGTCGTCGACCCGCTGCGCTTCGGCGCCGCGGACCACCCCGACACCCGGCGCGTGCTGCCCGGCGTGGTCGCCGGCATCGGCGGCTACGGCAACTGCCTCGGCCTGCCGAACATCGGCGGCGAGGTCGTCTTCGACTCCTGCTACCAGGGCAACCCGCTGGTCAACGCCGGCTGCATCGGCGTGATGAAGCACGAGGACATCCACCTGGCCAAGGCCTCCGGCCCCGGCAACAAGGTGATCCTCTACGGTGCCCGCACCGGTGGCGACGGCATCGGCGGCGTGTCCGTGCTGGCCTCGGAGACCTTCGACGACAGCAAGCCGACGAAGCGTCCCGCGGTCCAGGTCGGCGACCCGTTCCAGGAGAAGCTGCTCATCGAGTGCACCCTGGAGATCTTCCAGGAGAAGCTGGTCGCGGGCATCCAGGACCTCGGCGGCGCCGGCCTGTCCTGCGCCACCTCCGAGCTGGCCTCCGCCGGTTCCGGCGGCATGCGCGTGGAGCTCGACCGGGTCCACCTGCGCGACGCGACGCTCTCGCCCGAGGAGATCCTCATGAGCGAGTCGCAGGAGCGCATGTGCGCGATCGTCGAGCCCGAGCACGTCGACCGCTTCCTGGAGATCTGCGAGAAGTGGGACGTCATCGCGGTCGTCATCGGTGAGGTGACCGAGGGCGAGCGCCTGGAGATCTTCTGGCACGGCGAGCAGATCGTCGACGTCCCGCCGCGCACCGTCGCGCACGAGGGCCCGGTCTACCACCGGCCGTACGCGCGCCCGGAGTGGCAGGACGCCCTGCAGGCCGACGACGCCGGCAAGCTGCCCCGGCCGCAGGACGGCGCCCAGCTGAAGGACCAGGTCCTCAAGCTGGTGTCCTCCCCGAACCAGGCCTCGAAGTCCTGGATCACGGACCAGTACGACCGGTTCGTGCAGGGCAACACGGTGCTCGCGCAGCCCGAGGACGCCGGCATGGTCCGGATCGACGAGGAGACCAACCTCGGCGTGGCCATGGCGACCGACGGCAACGGCCGGTACGCCAAGCTGGACCCCTACACGGGCGCGCAGCTCGCGCTGGCGGAGGCGTACCGCAACGTCGCCGCCTCCGGTGCGAAGCCGCTGGCGATCTCGGACTGCCTGAACTTCGGTTCGCCCGAGGACCCGGCCGTGATGTGGCAGTTCGCCGAGGCCACCCGTGGTCTCGCGGACGGCTGCCTGCAGCTGGGCACCCCGGTCACCGGCGGCAACGTGTCGCTGTACAACCAGACCGGTGAGGTCGCGATCCACCCGACGCCGGTCGTGGCCGTCCTCGGTGTGATCGACGACGTCAACCGCCGCACCCCGATCGCCTTCGCGGAAGAGGGCCAGCTCCTCTACCTGCTGGGCGACACCAAGGAGGAGTTCGGCGGTTCGGCCTGGTCCGAGGTGATCCACCAGCACCTCGGCGGTCTGCCGCCGGCCGTGGACCTCGACCGGGAGAAGCTGCTCGGCGAGATCCTGATCTCGGCCTCCCGCGACGGCATGATCGACGCGGCCCACGACCTGTCCGACGGCGGTCTGGTCCAGGCGGTCGTCGAGTCCTGCCTGCGCAGCGGCAACGGCGCGCGCCTGGTCGTGCCCGAGGGCCTGGACGCGTTCACCTTCCTCTTCAGCGAGTCGGCCGGCCGTGCGGTCGTGGCCGTCCCGCGCAGCGAGGAGCTCCGCTTCACCGACATGTGCGGTGCGCGGGGTCTGCCCGCCGCCCGCATCGGTGTGGTCGACGGCGACGCGGTCGACGTGCAGGGCGAGTTCAGCCTCTCCCTGGAGGAGCTGCGCTCGGCGCACGAGGCGACGATCCCGGGCCTGCTGGCCTGATCCGTCTGGCCTGATCCGTCCCGTA includes the following:
- a CDS encoding phosphoribosylaminoimidazolesuccinocarboxamide synthase — its product is MSGFVEKPEPVQVPGLTHLHTGKVRDLYRNEAGELVMVASDRMSAYDWVLPTEIPDKGRVLTKLSLWWFDRLADLVPNHVLSTELPAGAPADWEGRTLICKSLDMVPVECVARGYLTGSGLVEYDESRTVCGLALPEGLTDGSELPAPIFTPATKAAVGDHDENVSYEEVARQVGAETAAVLRRTTLDVYGRARDIARERGVILADTKFEFGFEGETLVLADEVLTPDSSRFWPADEWQPGRTQPSYDKQFVRNWLTSPASGWDRKSEQPPPALPQEVVDATRAKYIEAYERLTGTTW
- a CDS encoding histone-like nucleoid-structuring protein Lsr2, with amino-acid sequence MAQRVVVTLSDDIDGGVAAETVAFGLDGKMYEIDLNPANAKKLRKALAPYLAAGRKLSGRSAGAPRTLPEGGFKHTALAPDPAAVRAWAQSNKMDVPARGRIPKRVYEAFRAAS
- the purS gene encoding phosphoribosylformylglycinamidine synthase subunit PurS produces the protein MARVVVDVMLKPEILDPQGQAVQRALPRLGFEGIADVRQGKRFELEVEGPVDEAALARIHEMAETFLANTVIEDFTVKVES
- the purQ gene encoding phosphoribosylformylglycinamidine synthase subunit PurQ gives rise to the protein MTARIGVVTFPGTLDDQDALRAARLAGAEPVSLWHRDKDLKQVDAVVLAGGFSYGDYLRAGAISRFSPVMESIIEQAKAGMPVLGICNGFQILTEAHLLPGAMLRNNHLHFICRDQKLRVENAETAWTSDYTAGQEIEVPLKNMDGRYVADEHTLDELEAEGRVAFRYLDMNPNGSLRDIAGITNAAGNVVGLMPHPEHAVEPLVGTGKTDGLGFFTSILKKLVNA
- the purL gene encoding phosphoribosylformylglycinamidine synthase subunit PurL, whose protein sequence is MTLDTVKHATETPDVEQPWKDLGLKQDEYERIREILGRRPTGAELAMYSVMWSEHCSYKSSKVHLKQFGEKVPENDAMLVGIGENAGVVDVGQGYAVTFKVESHNHPSYIEPYQGAATGVGGIVRDILAMGARPVAVVDPLRFGAADHPDTRRVLPGVVAGIGGYGNCLGLPNIGGEVVFDSCYQGNPLVNAGCIGVMKHEDIHLAKASGPGNKVILYGARTGGDGIGGVSVLASETFDDSKPTKRPAVQVGDPFQEKLLIECTLEIFQEKLVAGIQDLGGAGLSCATSELASAGSGGMRVELDRVHLRDATLSPEEILMSESQERMCAIVEPEHVDRFLEICEKWDVIAVVIGEVTEGERLEIFWHGEQIVDVPPRTVAHEGPVYHRPYARPEWQDALQADDAGKLPRPQDGAQLKDQVLKLVSSPNQASKSWITDQYDRFVQGNTVLAQPEDAGMVRIDEETNLGVAMATDGNGRYAKLDPYTGAQLALAEAYRNVAASGAKPLAISDCLNFGSPEDPAVMWQFAEATRGLADGCLQLGTPVTGGNVSLYNQTGEVAIHPTPVVAVLGVIDDVNRRTPIAFAEEGQLLYLLGDTKEEFGGSAWSEVIHQHLGGLPPAVDLDREKLLGEILISASRDGMIDAAHDLSDGGLVQAVVESCLRSGNGARLVVPEGLDAFTFLFSESAGRAVVAVPRSEELRFTDMCGARGLPAARIGVVDGDAVDVQGEFSLSLEELRSAHEATIPGLLA